Genomic DNA from Triticum dicoccoides isolate Atlit2015 ecotype Zavitan chromosome 4B, WEW_v2.0, whole genome shotgun sequence:
TTTTTATTTTGGTTATTTATTTATGTTTTTATATTCATTTCTTATTTCCCTTTTTGTTTCAAATAGATGTCTActttttatacctttttatttttcctATACACGTTAAACATGTGTTTGACGCACatcgaacatttttcaaatacatgatgaccatttttaaaaatatatgtttgatcttttttggaataattataaaaaaaattcaaatatattTGAAACACTTTTTCGTACATGTTGAGCATTTTAATTACACACGAGACATTTTTCAGATACAGCTTGACCATTTATTTAAAATACATGATCAACAGTTTTTCATATACACGCTGAACATTTTCTGAATACACATTTTACAAATTTCATATACATACTGAATATTTTTTGATACACATTGAAATTTTTCCAAATATATGATGCAtactttttcaaatacatgttaaacattttataaatatgTTAAACATTTATTTTGAATGGTGCGTACAAATTGTTTACattgcatgaacattttttagatGTGTGGATATTTTTTAGATATGCACCCCTTTCTACATTGATAAATTCTACAAAACAATTGATTGGCCGACGTAAAAGTGCGTGCAAGAAAAGCAGATCAGCCTGTCAGTTAGCAAATAATTTTAAGATTTTTCCCCATGCAACCATTCTAATTAACTTGGGGGGTGGAATGCATTGTCAAAGGACAACAGAACAAAGTTACACCAAAATATAAACCGAAATGGAAAACACCAGTGTATCAAACCAATCAACAATCATACCGGTGAAGGAACAATTTCTCATAGGACACTTTTAATTATCGCCATGGGGCACACATAAACCTGACAAGCAAAagcataatgttcacaaaagtattCAAAGACATGCAGCAGAAATAATTTCAACGCAACCATCTAAACACATCAGATGGGTTGCAACGAGCAGACCCTCGCCTCCGTGTACACCTTCCCAGGCCGGCAATAGTAGCCCTGCTCCGGTGCACAATGCGAGTCTTCTGAGCAGACGCAAAGTCCCTCAATGGCGCAACCCTTCTCGACAATTATCGGGCTCCCATTAATGCCAAGCACCTGGTCACTCCATTCGCTGGAGAAGATCCCATCGGGGTCGTACCTTCCTTTCACCTCTAGGAACTTGTCGGCCTTGGGGTACTTGGCAATGACACCTTCAAAGGCAAAGTTGCGATTTTTGCCCCAGTGAGGGATGGCACCATATTTGTGTAGCGCCATCTGTTGGAGCTCGTCGAGCACACCAGAGTATGGGTTGGGCTCACCCTTGGTGTAACTCCGGTAGTAGGTAATATCAAAGTCGACCGAGTCCTCCGGCTTGCCGAGGTAGGCAGAAGATGCCTTGATATAGCGGAGGAGAATACCCAAACCGGCGTCGATTCCGCAGAAGGCCTTCGGGTTTTTGTTACGGAGCTGCTTCATGTCGGCGATGAATGCTGATACCCTAGAGAGCGCGATGCTGTAGGCATTGTTGTAGAAGAAGGTTCCCCGGATGCGGGGATCCCACGGACACGTAGTGAGGAGTGCGTCTTCTGGGCTGTCGAGACACAAACCGGATGCTTGGATGCGGTGTTGGAATCCTACCACCGGGTACCCCATGAACAAGCTGCCGTTGTTTGTAAAGCCGTATGCTGCCTTCTCAAACAGCGATGCAGACGTGGGTGCCTCCTTGCACCGAGCGACGGTGTTGTTCTTCTTCTCAAGAAGCTCGTGCATGACTCTGCCGCTGATGAGGTCGGCCGTCGGACTGGATCGCATGGCTAGGTAGTCATTGAGGCCGTTACCCACTGACATGATGGCCACACGATCGTCCTTGCGGTAAATGACATTGCGCTGCTGTGGCAGCCATGCCATATCGTCAAATTCATGGAGGCCACCCCACACGACGGCCTGCTCTGCCATGTCAGAGTCATTGCGTTTCACGAATGTCACCGACCGCTTGAACATCGGCTCCAAGGCCAGTGTAACCTGCACATATCAGTAAAAAAAGATTAGCTTTTTTGGAGAGAaacaactaattagttaattaacttgTGCACAAAGAGAGTAACAATTCTTCCGTTTGGTTTTAACAATTCTTGAACACGGCATATGTGGGCAACCTAATAAAACGAAGAGAATATAGTATATGCATGCAAAGGCATTTCTTGAGCCACGTACCTGGGAAACGACGCCCAGGACGCCGAGGGAGACCTTGGCCGCGTCGAGGTCAGGATGGTCGGCGCAGAGCTCCCGTACCACCGCGAACCCTTGGCTCTCCGGCGCCGGCGTGACCATCCTCATCCCGACCACGTACTCGTGCACGGCGCCGCCCTTACCCTTGAGCGAACTGCCGTGCGCGCCCGTGGCCAGCAGGCCTCCGATGGTGAGCCCTGACCAGTACGGCGAGTGCGGCAGCGCGAGCCCTGCCTCGGCGGCCGCCTGGATCAGGTCGCGGAGCACCATTCCGCTTTCTACCGTCATCAACCCCTTGGCGACGTCGACGCTTACCACCCGGTTGAGCCGCTCCGTGCTTATGATCGTGCCGTCGCGGCCGCCGGGGCAGGCCAGCTTGGGGAAGCTGTGGGAGTGCTTGGTGGCCACCTTCACCTTGCGCTTGGCCGCCACAGCGGCCGCCACGGCCGCGACTAGCTCCTTCTCGGTGCGCGGGAAGATGGCGTTGGCCGCGCGGCAGACGGTGCGGTCAGGGAAGGAGCTGTACGCGTTGGAGATAGTGCAGTCCGACGTGCCGTGGGCACAAACCACGGGCTCCGGCGGAGGGCTCGAGTCAGCGAGGCCGACAAGCAGGAGCACCATGAGGAGAACCGTAAGCACCCGGCCACCCTCCATTGCTCAGCTCTTGCAAGTCCGTCCTTGCAACTACtaataactagatgataccccgcgcgttgctgcggaataCCATAGTTTATTTGACGTGTGAATTTTAGCCTGATTGTCGGTTCACATTACATGACTCGAACGGTAAAAAAACTCCAAGTAACATATCATTTGCTTCAACACAACATCATCAAACAAAACTAACCATTTCTAGGAGGCCATTCCATCATCCGTACATTGCAATGGGAACAAATAAGGTAATATAAGTGGACCAAAAGGGAATAAAACCAAAGTGTCTCCTATCCAACTTTCTTGTACCGAGTAACAAAAGAAGGATAGAAGCAGTTAGATAAGAATCAACATTTTTTGTTACAACATTTTAGTCAACAATATAATACACATCTTCGAGGTTTGCAAATAAGATGACTCCACTTTTAAGGCATGCCAACACTGGATGGAAAACCATAATAGAACGTAAGCTTCCCAAACGCGACCAGGGTTACACTCTGTTCCGCTCTGTTAAGAAAGTTGCTGTTCATGGCATTAACCATACGCTCAAAGAAATAGTTGCAGTTAAGCAGCTCATGCTCTGTCGACCAGAGGGTGAGAGCGGGAGCTATAACCACATCACCAAACGTAAATGGAGTTGAAACAGAGAATAGGTACGTACACCTACATGTGTGATTTACCACATCCTAGAATTCAGTAGGTTCAGAGGAGGACAGTGCTCTGGCGGGAGCATGCCAGATCAGACGGAGCAGAAGAAAACATAGAGGAACTGTGCTACGAACCCACAGAGATTAGTAGCAATCGCTTTGTGTCACACAAAGGATTCAGTCACAAGAACACATAGTTCTGTAGATGAGAAGAGGGTTAAGCGGAGATACAGAGTAGCGGATAGGAAGAAGATAGACGGACAAAATATTCTTTTACCCTCCTTATCCCCTCAGGTTAGCCTTAGTTTTTGCTTAAGAGGGGCACGTCCGGTAGATGGGCCAAGCCGGTCACGCGAGCGCCGGCTACCTGCTGGGCTTGACTGAGTCAGCTTCTAGGAGAGGCCTTGGTCTTGGCTGGCCCACATGGCAGGTGCGTAGCAAACTgattccaagaagaagaagaaaaagaagctacAACTCCCTGGGTCGAGGAAGATGTAGCGCCCAGGCGGTGCCTTGGTCAGTTGTTGTAGCCCAGAAGTCCGTTGTTGTAGCCCTCGGCGAGCCTCTTGATGCACCAGAGGTCCTCGATGCCGAGGCGTGATCAGTGCGTCACGCCGGCGCGGACGGGCTCGAGAGTAGCAACCTCGATGGCCCACCACCCCGCAGCCACAATGTTCGGCCATGTTCTGCGCGCACCAGCCTATGGCGCCCCCGGCCTATTGCGCCGCCCAGACCGTACAGGAAACCGAGCGGTGCGAATAGGATTGGGTTGGAGGATATACGGAGCCACGGAGCCACGTCGCTGCCCGCCATCGCCGACGTAGCCGCCGGTACTACCCCCGACGGCGGAGGCAAACCCTAGAGGAGGCTGAGCTCTGTTCTGTCCATCGCTTCGGAGGAGTGCGATGGGGAATTGGAGACATAGCGTCCACCTtaatgtgggattcctggcatgaagGGCCGACCTTTCGACTTGAGGACGGTTTGCAttcgcttccgcttctgcttctgtgGGTCGTGAGAGGGAAGAGTTAACGCGAGGGTTGTGGAGCACAGGGATCAATTCTTAGCTGTAGATCTGAGCCATCCGTGGTGATCAAACGGTTGATAGCATTTGTGATGACGTGGACGCACGAGAACACAGGAAAATCAGGTAGTGGGGGGCTtccatttagatatagaagatgtcTTGAGATGCTAGCTACGTAGTACTACTTTATATAGCTAGCTCACGGCACGGCACGGTATGCAGCACATTCCTCCCTAGCGGAACACGTAACCATATCTAGAAAGTCAATGGATTGCTCACAAACGCAGCATATGATTAGATGGATGAAGATTATCTATCTCCGGTGGGTCAGGGTCACTACTACGGAACAGGCAAGCAGTGGCGGGCGCAGACAACCTACCAGTCGGTGCGtgctttttttggaacaaacggccCAAATGTTTTTACCCAATATTGATGGCTTTATGCTTCGCCTtgtattgcatgcatgcatgtggtgtTAGTTGTGCGCACACGCTATGCAGAGCTCGCGTGTAAATTCGTCACAAATGCACCATCTTGATGCAGCTGCCACATAATACattttaggggatattattcataaTTCAAAACATTTTAAGCAAGGAGTGTAAAATACGTGTGCATTATTGCTCTCCTTCCAGAGGTCAAAGCTAGGATCAATCCATCATCAGCAAGTTATGACTAGTTTTTGGTACTACTAACTAAGCCTGAAACGCCGTTTTATCTTTTGAGACGGAGGAGAAGATTGTACCAGTGTAAGACTACGTACACTCATTCCCTGGACGAATCATATCCCACCACCAATCAACGAGCTGACCGCGAAGATAGTGCAGATGGGACGTTATACTCGTGAAGACTATGAGATTTTGAATGCAAAAGCAAGCCGCGCGCGGGCGAGTATAATAGCAGTGGCCAAGACATTATTAATTCTCCCCTTGATTATATATATACCTCTAGGCCAATTATCCTTTAGGCCTTGTTCGGTTTGGAAGGGTTTGAAGAGGTTTGAAAGGGATTGAAGGGGATTAAATCCCTTGCAAGTCAAAATCGTTCTCAAACCTTCTCAATCCCCTTCAATCCCTGTGGCAAAGGGATTAACCGAACATGGCCTTAGGAAATCAGGGGCAAGATGTGCCACATATTGACAGCCCACAAGTCAACTCGCATGTTGCTAACAACTCATCTAGCTTGGGTTGTCGTCCCCAATCGTCGATTCACATTCAACTACTTTTGATTGAAACCTTTCAACTGAAGATGTAGAACTTCCTACAAAGGGCTCATTCAATTCGGATGATATTAGAGGATTCCTACAGGGATTTCCACCCACGGAAATTTCTCCTATCCTATCATTCCTTTTAAAGGAATAGAGGTACTATATTCATTATGGTTGTGTCTGTATACTAGTGCAAATTCGATTATTAAGCCTCCCAAACGTACAACATGTCTACATAATATGATCTCAATCTATgtcataagagcatctacagctggaCTCGGCAAATCTGACCCATCAAATGCCCGCAGATGCCGGGCATTGACCGGTCACGTCTCAAATTAGTCACTTTGCATCCATCTCGTACTTCTCCTTCTCGACCTCATCCATATAGGCGAACATCTCCGCCTCCTCCGCGGCCTCTTGCGCCTTCATCTCCTGCCGGCGACGACGTCTTACCTCCGCAGCCGACTCCGACCGGAGGGAAtcgaggatggcctgctgctccgcctGCAGATCTCCGTCGCCAGcgtcccccacatcctcctcctccggctcatcccccccttctcctcctcctccggatccacT
This window encodes:
- the LOC119294227 gene encoding L-gulonolactone oxidase 2-like — its product is MEGGRVLTVLLMVLLLVGLADSSPPPEPVVCAHGTSDCTISNAYSSFPDRTVCRAANAIFPRTEKELVAAVAAAVAAKRKVKVATKHSHSFPKLACPGGRDGTIISTERLNRVVSVDVAKGLMTVESGMVLRDLIQAAAEAGLALPHSPYWSGLTIGGLLATGAHGSSLKGKGGAVHEYVVGMRMVTPAPESQGFAVVRELCADHPDLDAAKVSLGVLGVVSQVTLALEPMFKRSVTFVKRNDSDMAEQAVVWGGLHEFDDMAWLPQQRNVIYRKDDRVAIMSVGNGLNDYLAMRSSPTADLISGRVMHELLEKKNNTVARCKEAPTSASLFEKAAYGFTNNGSLFMGYPVVGFQHRIQASGLCLDSPEDALLTTCPWDPRIRGTFFYNNAYSIALSRVSAFIADMKQLRNKNPKAFCGIDAGLGILLRYIKASSAYLGKPEDSVDFDITYYRSYTKGEPNPYSGVLDELQQMALHKYGAIPHWGKNRNFAFEGVIAKYPKADKFLEVKGRYDPDGIFSSEWSDQVLGINGSPIIVEKGCAIEGLCVCSEDSHCAPEQGYYCRPGKVYTEARVCSLQPI